GAATGGCTGGTACAGTCTTCCGCTTATACGGTAGACAGGTCTTACGGCCCTGACATCTCAACGGAAACCATCTACGAAGACGCGGTTCAACATCTTGTCCCTTGGGTATGGGGAGGGGGCATAGGAACATTATTTGCCTACGGGCAAACAGGTTCCGGCAAGACATTTACAATCAGTGGTATCGAGAAACTAGCCGCCAAAGATCTGCTGGAGGGCAATCTACAAGGAGATCGCAAAATGTTCATCTCCGTGACGGAATTCGCAGGCAATTCTGCATTCGgtaagtataaaaagaaatgcGCCCTAAACTCGCCAGCCTCAGTAATTAAGTTGCCCTACCAGACCTCCTCAACGGCCGACGCGCCATCTCCGTGCTTGAGGATGCCTTTGGCAACACCCAGCTTGCAGGAGCCCTAGAGCACGAAGTCAAGGCCGTATCTGAAGTCCTCGCACACATCGAGTACGCCACCAAATTTCGTCTCACCGAAGCAACCAAAAGGAACGACACGTCTTCCAGATCTCACGCCGTATGCCGCATCCGCATAGAAATCCATGACATTCCCGGCGCTGAAGACGGCATCCTGTATCTTGTTGACTTGGCAGGCTCGGAAGCAGCCCGCGACAGAGACACACACGAGCCCCAACGCATGAAGGAAGCAAAGGAGATCAATGTCAGTCTTTCAGTGTTGAAGGACTGTATCAGGGGGAAAGTTGAAGCAGATGCCCTCATTGGGACGcagacaaagaagaagccgtATGTGCCCTTTCGGCAGAGCGCCTTGACAAAGGTCCTCAAGCACGTGTTTGATCCAGCGGGGACGAGAGTCTGCAAAAACGTCATTATGGCGTGTGTCAATCCGTGCCTGCTGGATATCTCGGCGAGCCGGAATACCTTGAGATATGCGGAGATGTTGAGGGTGTTTGTGCCGCAGGTGAAGGGGGTCAAGTATAGGAGTGACATGCCGACGACGTGGAATAATGAGCAGTTGCGGGAGTGGATTACTGCGAATGTGAGTGATGATTGGTATTGGAggcttccttttttttttcattccTTTGGCTGACGATGCTTTAGTCTGGTTCGCCGTCGGTTGATGCCACGGTGCTGGCTCCTCATGAGGCCGGCGCACAGCTTCTTCGTCTGCCAGCTCCAGAGTTTGAGACTCGATGTATGAAGACGCCTGGCGTTATCCACGAGCAAGCTTTTGCTTTTCGCCAAAAGCTGTGGCAACTTCATGTTGACACTCGGCGTTCAAAGCAGAAGGCCCAGGTTGAAGAGGACGATGGTCCCGACACAGTTCTGAGCCACCTCAACAAGTTTGACAGGTCCTCAAGCCGCGAGCCTGACGCTTTGACTCAATCTATCCCATTCAAGGATCGCATTCGTCCCGGTATGGCCGTCAGCTGGACACCCACCAAGGAGTATGATATGGGTTGCTCCTGGGAAAAGCTCAACATTGTTTTAATCTTGTGCCCTGCGGCAGCTGTCGGGCCAACAACTCAGGATACGATGGGACGCAGAGTAGACGCGGGATCTGCGAGCAATAAGATGGTGGATGGGAAATACAAACGGTATCTGTGTGCCATGGTGTCGCCAGCCGTGCTTCCTGGTGCCTTTGAGGTGAGCATGTGGCGCTATGTGGTAGTCGATGTGGACGATATGGACAAAGAGGTGATACTGGAGTACGACTCTGCGACGCGGTTTTATCATTTGGCGGTCTAAAGATAGTTGCGCTGGCAGGGACGCATTATTCAGAAATGGCGACAAGACGTGTATAGAGTTGGCATGCCGGAGGTAGATGTATCAATGACCTGTTTCCGGTGAAGCACAGATTCCGGTCGAGAGACGAGAGTCGTTAAGACATTGCCAAGTCTAAAAGCTTAGTCGTTCCTTcccgacatctggacgtCAGTGCACCACTGGTGCCAACCAGACTAGAGCACTGAGAGCTATCTAaccggaccagttgacagtaATTGATGTTATCCGCGCATGTGCAGGTGCAGGTCCCAGGCACGATTCGATCAGACATATGTACGCTGGCGTGGAGCCTCAGGCCCCCTGCAAGAAATATTTGAGCCCCCGCAGCCCCTGAAAcaggcacatgtgcagctaGCAGCCCCCAGTCAGCTTCATCACACGTCCGTCACCACATGTGTGCACTAAACCCCGCCGGCCGGCAAGGGACTGCCGCTGCCCCAACGcgcgtccagatgtctgcTAACCGCATTCCACCTCATACACTTTTAACCTCCAATGATGGATTCTGGGGACAGACATGCTTTACGCCGGTCCATTATAAGGGCAATGTGTCTCGATGCCCTGtgccatcaacgccatctCATCCCCCGAATCGATTTTCTTTGGCATTCGCCTCACTCGCCTCACCCTCTCCATCTCCGCCCATGTAATACCGCCCGTCCGCCATCATGATCAGCCTCGGCCGGCGGAGGATCCTCTCGGCCTTGCTGGCCGCCTTCGTCATCCTGACTGTCTGGCGAGCGCGGGAGCTCAGCGCGTCAGGCGGCGGTGCAGCCCCGGAAAGGCCCATGACGGGGTACTCCAAATACGAGCCGGAAAAGGACTATTTCTGGAGGACCATCAAGCACAATTTTCCCATTAACCCGAGTCAAATGCGGTCCCTGCCGACCTCTGCCGCAGCAACATTACCACCAATCCAGGCCAAGTTCCCTCCCGAATCTGCAGACGAGAAGAAGGTGCGCCTAGGTCGACGAAACGACATCAAGGAGTCATTCATTAAATCCTGGAACGCCTACAAGAAATACGCCTGGCTTCGAGACGAAGTCACCCCTGTGTCGGGCAGTTACAAGGACCCCTTCGGCGGATGGGGTGCCACGCTCATCGATGCTCTCGACACGCTATGGATCATGGGACTCAAGGATGAGTTCGAGTATGCCGTCTATGACGTCGAAAAGAATGCCCTTTTCCTCTCCACCATCTCCAAGGAAATCAATGTCTTTGAGACCACCATCCGCTTCTTGGGAGGCCTGCTGTCGGCATATGACCTGAGCGGCGACAAGCGGCTGCTCGTCAAGGCGCACAATGTAGGCGACATGCTCTACAAGGCCTTCGACACCCCGAACCATCTGCCCATTGCGCGCTGGGATCTCCACGACGCCGCCTACGGGAACAAGCAAGAATCGCAGAGCACGTCGCTCCTGGCAGAAATCGGCTCCCTATGCATGGAGTTCACCCGCCTCAGCCTCCTGACCAAGGACCCCAAATACTACGATGCAATCCAGCACATCAGCGAGCTGCTCGCCGCGTCCCAGGAGAAGACCAAACTGCCAGGTA
The DNA window shown above is from Metarhizium brunneum chromosome 1, complete sequence and carries:
- the Klp59C gene encoding Kinesin-like protein Klp59C, whose protein sequence is MEEFITSNLDRYQWLLDRFKMQPKPKVTPNSDSSLDNLVCARIRPLAEEEVAAGLPASIFIRPREPGTFDAHELRHAVRGKPVLRSSAYTVDRSYGPDISTETIYEDAVQHLVPWVWGGGIGTLFAYGQTGSGKTFTISGIEKLAAKDLLEGNLQGDRKMFISVTEFAGNSAFDLLNGRRAISVLEDAFGNTQLAGALEHEVKAVSEVLAHIEYATKFRLTEATKRNDTSSRSHAVCRIRIEIHDIPGAEDGILYLVDLAGSEAARDRDTHEPQRMKEAKEINVSLSVLKDCIRGKVEADALIGTQTKKKPYVPFRQSALTKVLKHVFDPAGTRVCKNVIMACVNPCLLDISASRNTLRYAEMLRVFVPQVKGVKYRSDMPTTWNNEQLREWITANSGSPSVDATVLAPHEAGAQLLRLPAPEFETRCMKTPGVIHEQAFAFRQKLWQLHVDTRRSKQKAQVEEDDGPDTVLSHLNKFDRSSSREPDALTQSIPFKDRIRPGMAVSWTPTKEYDMGCSWEKLNIVLILCPAAAVGPTTQDTMGRRVDAGSASNKMVDGKYKRYLCAMVSPAVLPGAFEVSMWRYVVVDVDDMDKEVILEYDSATRFYHLAV